CTGGCGGGCTTGACAAAGTGTAAGAAAACCTGACACCTTTCAACGTCGATCCGGTTCACTAGTTTTCCTGGTGGGACGCAGGGATCGGTAGTGCTCTCGATAGGTTGCCTCTTTTCGCTTTTAATCGCGGGAAGTGGCATGTTTCTTGTTTGAAAATGTCTCGCGGAAGGAGGAGTGGAATGCCCGTTGGAGCCCGGTGAATAAAAACAGGATATTTATCTTGATAAATCAATCCGTTCGGCAAAACCGCCGAATGCGAAGCATCAAGAGTAAGGGTGAGAGGGCCTAGAAACGAGAAGGCACGCCGGCTCCTTTCCCGGCTGGCTCATTTTTACTTGACACCAAAGGGAATTTATATATAAAAGGGTGCTTGTTACAAAAAGCACAAAGTATCGGGGAGAAATCCTGGCACGAGAGGCTTTTTGGGTTGCGGATTGAAAATAGGGGCAGCAGGGTTGCCGATGTCTATAAAACATGAGGCAAACCGGGCTTTTGCCCTCGCGAGTGCGGCGGTGGAGGTGCTCAGCCAGGCCACCGCCGGAGAAGGAGGACCGGGTACCGCCCCTGTGCGGTTTACGACGCTGCTCCCTGCTGGCTCGGTCGCAGGCAAGGCAGAGACTTTCTGCTTGTGCACGAGATGCCCTTGGAAGGGCTGTAGCAAGAGCGGGGAAATCCGGAGTGAATCGGGAAGTGTCGAAGCTGCGTGGGGCGAGGCTTGTCTACCTGAAATCGACACCGGTTCCTGGGCCTTGATTGCTTGAGATCGCAGTCTAGAAAAAGATCGTATTCAAGAGAAAGGAGGTGGCATTCACAACTTTTGTAAACACCCTTGTCTTTGTAGAATCCATTCATTTGTCTATCAGGAGGTGTAGATAATGCCAAGTTATGTGATCACTGAGAAATGTGACGGTTGCAAAGGGCAGGACAAGACCGCTTGCATGTATATTTGCCCGAACGACCTCATGGTGTTGGATAAGGAGAGGATGAAGGCCTACAACCGCGATCCGGCGATGTGCTGGGAATGCCAGTGCTGCGTCAAGATCTGCCCGCAGCAGGCGATGGACGTGCGCGGCTATGCCGACTTCATCCCGATGGGTGCCAGTGTTGTGCCTCTGCGTGGTTCGCAGGATAT
The Desulfatiglans anilini DSM 4660 DNA segment above includes these coding regions:
- the aprB gene encoding adenylyl-sulfate reductase subunit beta; this translates as MPSYVITEKCDGCKGQDKTACMYICPNDLMVLDKERMKAYNRDPAMCWECQCCVKICPQQAMDVRGYADFIPMGASVVPLRGSQDIMWTVKFRDGSLKRFKFPIRTTEEGTADPLGGFAAHDDLNSPALATEPASLGLKEVPTIK